AAATGGACCTATTTTAAAAATATCAGCTTGGTTGATCACTATTATAGTGATATTCCTAAATTTATTTTTATTATATAACATTTTCCTTTAGTTTTAGGAAGAAGCTAATACTTCAAAATTTAACGTAAATTCTCGTTTTTGATGCAATCGTATATTTGCCTGATGTTTTCCTATTGTTTTAATGACTTTATTTCCAGGAATTCTAATAAATTTTTTATCTATTGAAATTCCTTCTTTCTTCAAAATTTTCATGAGTTCTTGATTATTAATAGAACCAAAAAGTTTTCCTCCCTTTCCCACTTTAGCTGGGATTTTAATAGTCAATTTTCTTAACTTATTTTCTATCTCTTTTGATTTTTCAATTAAAAAATTTTCTTTTTTAGAACGTTGTTTCAATATTTCACGAGTATTTTTTATAATTCCAGGTAATGCTAAAACAGCATATCCCTTAGGAATTAAATAATTTCTAGCGTAACCAGGTTTAACATCTAATTCATCATATTGAAACCCCAAATTTTCTACGTCTTTTTTTAAAAGAATTTTCATTTTTTTTATCTTATCTTAAATCATCTGTAACAAAAGGCAAAAGTCCAATTTGCCTACATCTCTTGATAGCTGCATTTAATTTGTTTTGATTTTTTTGTAAAGTTCCTGTGATACGACGTGGTAAAATTTTACCTTGTGCATTTAGAAATTTAATTAAAAATGGAGCATCCTTATAATCTATATATTTAATATTTCTTTTTTCAAAATAACAATATTTTTTTTCTACTTTGGTTTCTATTTTAATAGGAGATAAGTATCTTAAATCACTATCTGATACTTGTTGTTTTGGATGTTGATGGGTTTCCTCTAAAATCATAATTCTTCATCTTTTTTTAAGAATTTTTTTCTTCTTCTTTCTGCATATTCTATTCCATATTTATTTAATTTTACAGTTAAAAAACGTAAAATACGTTCATCTTGTCTTAATTTTAATTCTAAATCAGAGATTAAATTGGGAATCAACAAAAATTCAAATAAATGATAACAACCACTTTGTTTTTTGTGAATAGGATAAGCTAGTTTTTTTAATCCCCAATGTTCCTGATAAACAATTTTTCCTTTTTTTTGGATTAGATAATTTTCATATTCTTTTGCTGTTTCTTTTGCTTGATCATCAGATAATATAGGAGTGATTATCATGATATTTTCATAATGTTTAAGCATTGAATTTTTTTTACTAAAATGTAAATCTATATTTTTATGTTCTTTTTTCAAAAAAACACTCTAAATTTTTTCTTTGATTCTATTTATCAATTTTTCTACACGTTGTATGCTTTCTTCTTTTCCTAGCATTTCCAAAATCATGAAAATATCAATTCCTTTTAGAACACCGACTAAAGCCAAGCGGAATAATTGCATAATTTGATGTCTATTTTTTTGATCCTCTTGAAACAAGGGTTTTAAATTGACAGACGTAAATTGACTTGTATGAGATAACAAAATTTTTACATTTTCTAATTGAAAGATAGATTTTTGATGACAAATTTTATTGAAAAAATTAGATTCATAAGAACTAGGAGAAATAAAAAAATAAAAAGAATGTTCCCATATTTCATGAATGAAATGTATTCTATCAATCGTTAGATGGATAATTTTACACAAAAAATCTTTTTTATAGAAAATCGAACGTTTTTTGAGTTCTTCGCAAAGAAATGAAAATATTTCTTCTTTCTTTTTATTCAAATATTTTTTATTGAACCAATTAGCTTTTTTTAGATCAAAATAAACACCAGATTTATTTATTTTTTCCAAAGAAAAAAAATTTATTAATTCTTGTAAAGAAAAAATTTCCCTTTTGATTCCAGGATTCCATCCTAATAAAGCTAACATATTCACGAATGCTTCAGGGAAATAACCTAACTCCCTATATCCTGGAATGATGATTTGAGTATCTGGAACTTTCCATTGAATAGGATATATAGGAAAATCTAAGCTATCGGCATTTCTTTTGCTGATTTTTCCTTTTCCATCCTTTCTTAAAATTAAAGGTAAATGTGCAAAATGAGGAGGAATCCAACCAAAAGCCCTATATAATAATATATGCAAGGACATAGATGGAAGCCATTCTTCTCCTCTTAAAACATGGGTGATTTTCATGAGATGATCGTCTATTGTATTAGCTAAATGATAAGTAGCTACTCCATCTGATTTTAACAATATCTTATCGTCTAAATAATCTGTATCTACTATGATATTTCCACGTATGAGATCATACATATTCAATTTTTCTCCAGGTTGGATTTTAAATCGAATCACATAGGAATAACAAGATTGTAATTTAGCATCTAATTGTTCTTTCGTCATAGTTAAAGAATTGTTCATATCCATTCGAATTTTATAATTATAAGAAAAAATTAATCCACGATCGTTATATTCCTTCCTTTTTTTATCAAGATCTAGATCTGTATCAAAAGCATAATAAGCATATCCTTTTTCTAACAATTGATTTATATAAAAACGATAAATATTCCATCTTTTAGATTGATAATAAGGAAAATAAGGGCCTCCATAACCTACTCCTTCATCAGGTTCTATATGACACCATTTTAATGTTTCAAGAATATACGATTCAGAATTAGAAACAAATCTTTTTCGATCAGTATCCTCTATTCTAAGAATAAATGTACCGCCATGTCTTTTAGCAAAAAGATAATTGTATAATGCAGTTCTGATTCCACCTAAATGAAGTGGTCCTGTCGGACTAGGGGCAAAACGAACTCTTACAAAATGTTGTGACATAATAAATAATTAATGAATCTTATTTTCCAATGCAAAATTTCGAGAAAATATTTTCCAGAATATCTTCACTTGTTACTTCACCCGTTATCTCTCCTAAATAACGCAATGCTTCTTTAATATAGATAGAAACTAAATCTTCTGAAAGTCCTTTTTTTAAAGCATCATAGGCTAATAAAACCTCTCTTAATGAAAGTTTCAAAGCTTCATAGTGTCTGCTTTGTGTAACGACTATTTTTTTTTCTTTTAATTTTTCAATAAATAAATGATTTAAAACGTCTAGGACTTTTTTTACTTCGTGACGATTTTTGGCAGAAATTTCAAAAAAATAAGAAACCTTCGACTTGATATTATCAAAATCATGTGAATGGGATAGATCTGACTTATTCGCTATTGCAAAAATAGCTTTTAATGGATACTTTTTTTTAATTTTTTGAATATCACTAATAATTTTTTTCTGTTTTTTTATTTCTGAAGAATCAAAAATATATAATATCACTTGAGACTCTTCTATTTTATTCATGGTCTTTTCAACTCCCATCATTTCTATGGGATCTATGGATTTTCTAATTCCTGCTGTATCAAAAAAATGAAAAAGAATTCCATTTAAAATGATTTCTCCTCCTACACAATCTCTAGTCGTTCCTTCTATATGGGATATAATAGAACGGTCTTCCTCAATAACCTGATTGAAAAAAGTAGATTTTCCGACATTGGGTTCTCCAATAATGACCACATATACTCCTTTTTTGATAGCATTTCCCAACGAAAAAGATTCAATTAAATCTTTTAAAGTCTTTTCTAATTCTTGTAAAAAGGAAAAAAGGTCTGATCTATTAACAAAAATCACATTATCTTCAGAAAAATCTAACTCAAGTTCTAGTAAAGATGCAAAATCCAACAATTTTTTTCTTAAATTTTTAATGGTATTAGATAATTTTCCTTTTATCTGTTGTAAAGAAATCTCATGATAAGCTTTATTTTCAGATAAAATCAGGTCAGCTATAGCTTCGGCTTGTGATAAATCCACTTTTTTATTTAGAAAAGCACGAAATGTAAATTCACCAGGACGGGCTAAACGTATTCCTTTTCTAATTAGCAATTGTAAAATCCGTTGTTGAATATAATAAGATCCATGACAAGAGATCTCTATCATATTTTCTCCTGTATATGAAAAAGGAGATTTGAAGATAGAAATTAATACTTGATCCAATAAATTCTTATCTTCTTCCATAAGATACCCTAAATGAATCGTATGTGTAGATTGATTTTCCAGTTTTTTTCCAGGTTTAATAGGAAGAAAAATATTTTCAACAGTAGATATGGAAGTTTTTCCAGAAAGACGAATAACAGAGATTGCACTGGAACCAATAGGAGTTGCTAAAGCAACAATGGTCTCTTCATCTAACATAATGACACAGATTAGATGAATATAAAAATAAGTATTTTTTTAATTCCCATAATTTCAATTGACTTCAATTTATGAGATCTTTTGACAAATTTTACCGTTTATTTCAAAAAACTCTTCGAGATTTATATACAGAACCTAAAGAGATAGAAAGTCTCTTTTTTTTACTTATGACCCACATTTTTAAATGTGATAAAACAACTGTACTATTACAATTAAGTAATAAAAAGAAAATCAATTTTTTGATTTATAAAACATTAATCAAAAAATTATGGGAATTAAAAAAAAATAGACCGATTCAATATGTAATTGAAAAGGCTTACTTTTTTGGAATGGAATTCATAGTTAATGAAAAAGTATTCATTCCAAGACCGGAAACAGAAGAACTTGTATCCTGGATTCTACAGGATAATAAGAATACGAGGAACATTCCAATATTTGATATTGGAACAGGAAGTGGATGCATTGGTATTACCTTAAAAAAGAAGAACCCTGAAATTGGACACATTTATGCAATAGATTTTTATCAAGAAGTTCTTAATATTGCTCGTAAAAATGCAGAATTACATAACGTAGAAATTTCATTTCAAAAAGTGGATCTTTTGAAAGATTCGATTTCTATACCACCAAAAATGGACGAAAATTCTGTTAGCATTATTGTGAGTAATCCTCCTTATGTTAGGCTCTCTGAAAGAAAATTATTACATCCAAATATTATTCAATACGAACCTTTTCAAGCTTTATTTGTTCCTGATGAGGACCCTTTGATTTTTTATAAAAAAATTTCTTTTTGGATCAAAAAAAAATTGATTGGAATTGTTTATGTTTATTTTGAAATCAACCAATTTATTTATTTAGATATTATTGATTTTTTGAAAAAAATCGGATTTTTAAATATAGAAATAAGGAAAGATTTTCAAGGTTTTTTCAGAATGATTCGTGCAGTATATTACGTGAAGAAATAAGATAAGATAAAAAATCACATGGATCAAAAAAAAAAAATAGAAAAGAAAATACAAAAACTCAGAAAAGAGTTATCAAAATATAATCATAAATATTATAATTTGGACACTTCAGACATCTCCGATTTTCATTTTGATAAGAAATTAGAAGAATTATCCTTTTTAGAAAAAAAATATCCTGAATTCCATAACCCTACTTCACCCACAATAAAAATAGGAGCAGAGATTCATGAAACTTCCTCTCTATCTATAGTTCATAAATACAAAATGTACTCTCTTCAAAACTCCTACTCTAAGAAAGAATTAATAATTTGGAAAAAAAAAATCAGTAAATCAATTGATCTTTTATCCTTTGTGTGTGAACTCAAATATGATGGAGTATCTATTAATTTAATTTATAAAAACGGATTTTTAACAAATGCGGTTACTCGTGGAAATGGAGAAAAAGGAGAAGATGTCACAGAAAATATAAAAACTATAAAATACATTCCCTTAAAATTAAGAGGAAATAATTATCCCGCGTATCTTGAAATACGTGGAGAAGTTTTTCTTCCTACAAAAAATTTTATAGAAATAAATAAAAAACGTATAAAAAGTGGACAAATTCCTTATGCTAATCCAAGAAATACGGCTAGTGGAACACTTAAAATTCATGATCACAAAGAAGTACGTAAAAGAAATTTATTTTGTATAGCATTTCATGTTGCAGGAAAAAATTTGCCTTTTGACACACAATATGAATCTCTAAAACACATAAAAAATTGGGGGTTTCAAGTTCCAGAAACAGCACGTTTTTGTAAGAACATGGAAGAAGTATTTCATTTCATAGATTTTTGGAGTCTATGGAAAGAGAAACTCCCCTACCAAATCGATGGCATAGTTATTAAAGTAAATGAATATCAAAAACAATCCATTTTAGGATTCACCAATAAATATCCACGATGGGCCATCGCCTATAAATTCAGACAAAAACTGTCTGAAACCAAATTATTAAGCCTAACGTTCCAAGTAGGACGTACTGGAGTCATTACTCCTGTCGCCAATGTAGTTCCTATTTCTATTTCTGGAACCAGAATCAAAAGAGTTGCTCTTTATAATGACAGTTTTATACAAAAAATGGGAATTCATTATGGAGATTCACTTTTATTAGAAAAAGGTGGAAATATTATACCAAAAGTAACAGAAATCAATATCAAAAAAAGATCTAGTCAAGCATTTCCTGTATTCTTTTTAAAAAAATGTCCATCATGCAATAGTATATTAACAAAAAAAAATGAATTATTTTATTGTCCAAATCAAAACTGTTCTTCTCAAAGAATAGAAAAAATAAAACATTTTGTGAGCGAAAAGGCTATGAATATTCAAAAAATTGGAAGTGAAATGATAAAAAAACTATACAAAAAAGGTTTTTTATATAGTTTTTACAATTTATATGAATTGAAAAAAGAAGAACTCCTTCAAATAGATGGGATCAAAGAAAAATTGGCAGATAGCGTTATAAACAACATAAAAAAATCTAAATCTAATCCCTTTGATAGAGTCTTATATGCCTTGGGTATTCGTCATGTAGGAGAATATCTTTCAAAGAAATTAACCGAACACTTTTTGGAGATCGATTCTTTAATGCATGCAAATTATGATCATTTAATTTCTATTTCAGGCATAGGAAAAAAAATTACAAAAAGCATAATCACTTATTTTTCAATTTATGAAAATGAACACGTCATTAAAATGCTAATCAAATATGGATTACATTTTTCGAAATCTTCTATGAGTAAAAAGTTTTCTTATTTTTCTTCTATTGAAGGAAAATCTTTTGTCTTTACAGGAAAACTATCTTGTATGACCCGAAATCAAGCTAAAAATATGGTAGAAAATCTAGGTGGAAGAGTTTATCATACTGTCAATAATCAAATCAATTTCATAGTAGTTGGAAAAAATTTCGGTTCCAAATTTAAAAAAAGTATGGAAAAAAATCATGTAAAAATTTTAACAGAAAATCTTTTTCTGGATATGCTTGAAAAAGAAAAAAAAGAAAAAGAAATCAAATTTTAAATGATTGTTTTAAAAGAAAAATAGTCAGTATAAATGGTTTTGTTTTTCATATAGAAAACAGTATATTTAATTCTTAAGTTCTTAAGTGATGATGATGAGTTCATGCATCACAGAATTAATGCATCATTTAAGTAAGAAATCTATTTTTTTATGTTACTAAAAAATATATTTACAGAATCTGGATTCGAGTCTGAAGCTGAGTTTATACCCTTAATGAGTCAAGATGAAGAGGATCAGCTTCTTAAGGACGATATTCCTGAACAATTATGTATCTTAACAGTCAGAAATATGGTTTTGTATTCCGGAATTGTTTTTCCAATCATAGCAGGAAAAAGTGGATCCATTCAATTGTTACAAGATGCTTATGGATTTGATAAAACGGTTGGAGTATTAACACAAAAAAATTCTGGAATAGAAAATCTCAGTGAGAAAGATTTGTATTCTATTGGAACGGTTGCTAAAATATTGAAATTACTAAAAATGCCTGATGGAAATACCACTGTGATTTTACAGGGAAAAAGAAGATTCAAAGTCAATCGTTTTATTCAAAATGATCCCTATTTTAAAGCAGAAATCATAGCTTTAGAAGAAAATAAACCTTCCTGCAAGGATAAAGAATACCTAGCTTTGGTTGAATCTATAAAGGAAATTGCCATAAAAATCATTCAGGATAACCCCAATATTCCATCAGAAGCGAGTATTGCCATTCGGAATATAGAAAGTCCTTCTTTTTTAATCAACTTTGTAGCAGCTAATATGAATTTAGCTACCAGAGATAAACAAAAATTGTTAGAATACAATGATTTAAAAAAAAGAGCAATGGAAACATTGCGTTTTCTCAACGTAGAACATCAACAAATTAAATTAAAAAATGATATTCAATCTCGTGTTCGCAGTGATATGGATCAACAACAGAGAGAATATTTTTTGCATCAGCAAATTAAAGCCATACAAGAAGAATTAGGAGATATTTCTTATGAAAAAGAAATTGATGAAATGCGTTCTAAGGCGTCCAGAAAAAAATGGACAAAAGAAGCAAAGAAACAGTTTGACAGAGAGTTACTAAAAATGCAAAGAATTAATCCTCAAATGCCTGAATACACAGTTCAAAGAAACTATCTAGAATTGATGATAGACCTCCCTTGGGGGAGATATTCAAAAGATAGTTTTGATTTAGAATATGCACAAAAAATATTAGATAGAGACCACTATGGGCTGGAAAAAGTTAAAGAACGTATTATAGAATATTTAGCTGTCTTAAAATTAAGAGGAGACATGCGTTCTCCTATTCTATGCTTTTACGGTCCACCTGGAGTAGGAAAAACTTCCTTAGGAAGATCTATAGCCACTGCACTGAAAAGAAAATACGTACGTATTTCTTTAGGGGGATTACATGATGAATCTGAAATTCGTGGACACAGAAGGACTTATATAGGAGCCATGCCTGGTAGGCTATTGCAATCTATACGAAAAGTAGGAACTTCCAACCCTGTTTTTGTGATAGACGAAATAGATAAAATGGGTTTAGGGACAAATGGAGATCCTTCTTCCGCTATGTTAGAAGTTTTAGATCCTGAACAAAATACCTCTTTTTACGACAATTTTTTAGAAATGGGTTATGATTTGTCAAAAGTATTGTTTATTGCTACAGCAAATTCACTTTCCCATATCCAACCAGCTCTTATAGATAGGATGGAGGTTATAGAAATGAATGGATATACAGTAGAAGAAAAAACACAAATTGTTAAGAAACACATACTTCCTAAGCAACTAAAAGACAATGGATTAAAAAAATCAGATTTAATACTTAGAACGAAACAAATAGAAAAAGTCATTGAAAGTTATACCAGAGAATCTGGATTGAGAACTTTGGAAAAGCATATTGCTAAATTAGCACGTTATGTAGCCAAGCATATTGCTATGAATAAAAAATATGTGAAACATTTAAGTATTGAAAAAATAGAAAGTATTCTTGGAATTCCAAATGATCCAGACCGTTATGAAGAAAATAATGTTCCAGGTGTGGTTACAGGTTTAGCTTGGACTCATTTTGGTGGAGATATTTTATATATTGAATCCAGTTTATCTAAGGGAAAAGGAAATTTAAGTATTACTGGAAATTTAGGAGAAGTCATGAAAGAATCTGCAACAATTGCTTTGCAGTATATTAAAGCTAATTATAAAAAATTTAACATAGATCCTATCATGTTTGAAGAAAAAAATGTACATGTTCATGTTCCTGAAGGGGCTGTTCCCAAAGATGGACCATCTGCAGGAATAACAATGTTAACCTCTTTAGTATCAAGTTTTACGAAAAGGAAGTTAAGACCTCATTTAGCTATGACAGGAGAAATAACCCTGAGAGGGAAAGTCCTTCCTGTAGGTGGGATTAAAGAAAAAATTCTAGCGGCTAAACGGGCTAATATTAAAGAAATTATTCTTTCACAGGACAATAAAAAAGATGTAGAAGAAATTAAACCAGAACATTTAAAAGGATTAACCTTTGATTATGTTAGAAATATGAATGATGTGATTCATTTAGCTTTATTGTAAAAAAAATAATCAACCATAGTTTCTATGTTTTTTTTGATTGATTAAAAATATGATGAATGAATTAGAAAATATGAGTTCCTCAATTCATAGAGAACATTTAATTCAATTAGCGAAAAAATACGGAACTCCACTTTATATATACGATTCTTGCAAAATCAAGAAACAATATATTAAGATGAAAAATGCTTTCAGTGGGATCAATAATTTAATAATTAATTATGCTTGTAAAGCTAATACTAATCTGAATATATTAAAATTTTTACAAAAATTAGGAAGTGGATTAGATACCGTATCTATACAGGAAGTAGAACTAGGATTAAAAGCTGGTTTTCAGCCTAAAAAAATTATATTCACACCTAACTGTGTTTCTATTCAAGAAATCAAAAAAGCCGTCGGTTTTGGGGTTAGAATCACCCTAGATAATCTATCCATTTTAGAACAGTTTGGAGAATATTATCCAAATTATTCTATAGGGATAAGAATTAATCCGCATATTATGGCAGGAGGAAATTCAAAAATTTCAGTAGGACATATTGATTCTAAATTTGGAATTTCTTATTATCAAATTCCTCATATGAAAAGAATATTAAAAAATACAGGACTCAAAATAGAAGGATTTCATATGCATACAGGATCTGATATATTAGATATAAAATCCTTTTTAGAAGGAGCAAAAATATTGTTTCAAACAGCTATCGATTTTCCAAATCTTGATTATATTGATTTTGGAAGTGGTTTTAAAGTTCAATATAAAAAAAATGATGTAAAAACGGATCTTACTTCTTTAAGTCATTTTATTACGGAAAAATTTAAAGATTTTTGTAAAAATTACGGAAGTAAAATTGCTTTGATTTTTGAACCAGGTAAATTTTTAGTTAGTGAATCTGGATATTTTTTAGTTAATGTCAATGTCATCAAACATACGACTTCGACTGTATTTTCTGGAGTAGATTCAGGCTTTAATCATTTCCTTCGTCCTATGTTTTATAATGCTTATCACTGTATTGAAAATATTTCTAATCCAAACGGTCGTTTTCGCTTTTACACGGTCGTTGGATATATTTGTGAATCGGATACCTTTGGTTTGAATCGAAAAATTCAAGAAATCCGTGAAGGAGACATTTTGTGCATGAAAAATGCGGGGGCTTACTGTTTTTCTATGTCTTCTAATTATAATTCTCGTTATAGACCTGCTGAAGTTTTGATTTTTAAGGGAAAAGATTTTCTGATAAGAAAAAGAGAAACTATGCAAGATCTTCTTAGAAACATTGTGGAAATTCACATGTAAATGGAGAGATGGCAGAGTGGTTAATTGCGGCGGTCTTGAAAACCGTTGAGGTTTATTGCCTCCGGGGGTTCGAATCCCTCTCTCTCCGCAACAATCTCCGCAACAATCTCCGCAACAATAAATAATCAAAAAATAATCAAAGGATACTATAAAAAATTTTTAAAAACTTTTTTTGGATTCATGTTGTCTTTTTTCTAATTTTATTAGTTGCTTTTCAATACTTTCATTAGTTACTTTTTCAAATAATAATGTGGAATTCCCTAATAAATGTCCTGGACATAAAATTTTTTCTTTTATTTGATTCCAAAAAAAAGTTTTCAAACGAAGCATATCTAACAATTTTTTTGCAGTTTTGGGAAGAAAGGGTTCAGCTAATTGAGCTAACATTCCAACAATTTGCAAAGAAACATAAAGAATGGTTTCTACACGTTCTTTTTCTTTTTTTTTCCAAGGTTCTTCTTCTGTTAAATATTTGTTTCCGAGTTTAGCTAAACTCATAAAATATGCCAAGGATTCTTTGAATTTATAGGATTCAATCAAATCACCTATATGTTCTGGATAATTTTTGATTCTTTTTAAAATATTTTTATCCTTTATAGATAAAATCCCTGGATTAGGAACAATGCCATTGTTGTACTTTTTAACTAAAGTTAGGCTTCTGTTGACGAAATTTCCTAATATAGCAACCAATTCAGTATTATTTTTTCTTTGAAAATCTTTCCAATTGAAATTATTATCTTTTTTGTCTGGCATATTAGCAATGAGAATGTAACGAAGTGTATCCTGTTGATTTGGAAAATCTTCTAGATATTCATGAGCCCATACTGCCCAATTTTTAGAAGTAGATATCTTTTTATTTTCTAAATGGAGAAATTCATTAGCTAATATTTTATCCGGAAGGATATATCCATCATCATATGCTTTAAGGATGACTGGAAAAATAATGCAATGAAAAACAATATTATCTTTTCCTATAAACTGAATTAATTTAGTTTTTTTATCTTTCCAATAAGGTTTCCAATCTATCTTTTTTCGTTTAGACCATTCTATAGTAGACGAAATATATCCTATAGGAGCTTCGAACCAGACATACAGTACTTTTCCCATCTCTTTCGAAATTGGAACAGGGACTCCCCAATTTAAATCTCTCGTTATAGCACGAGGTTTTAATCCTTGATCTAACCAAGATTTTGCTTGTCCATATACATTCACTTTCCAATCTTTTTGATGACTAATTAAAATCCATTCTTCCAAGAATTTTTGATATTGATTCAAAGGAAAGTACCAATGTTTAGTTTTTTTCAAAACTGGAAAGCTTCCACTTATGGTAGATTTTGGATGTATTAAATCTTCAGGAATTAACGAACTTCCACAATTTTCGCACTGATCTCCATAAGCTTCCTCTTTTTGACAATGAGGACAAATCCCGGATATATACCTATCCGCTAAGAATTGTTGAGCTTCTTCATCATAATATTGTTCGGATACTTTTTCAAAAATTTTTTTTTTTTCATGAAGTTTTTTGAAAAAAGAAGTAGAAATTTCATAATGAATTTCTGTAGAAGTTCTGGAATAGTTATCAAATTGTATACCGAAATTCGTGAAACAATTTTTAATCATATGATGATACTTATTTACTATTTCTTTAGGAGTTTTTTTTTCTTTTTTAGCTTGCATAGCAATAGGAACTCCATGTTCATCCGATCCACATATAAAAATAACATCTTTGTTTTTTCGTCTCAGATAACGAACAAAAACATCTGCAGGAAAATAAACTCCTGCTAAATGACCTATGTGAATTGGTCCATTTGCATATGGTAAAGCAGCAGTGACTGTATATTTATTTGATTTTTTCATACAAAGATTAAATTTTTAATAAGATATGAATAATAATAAAAAACTATTTTTAATAGATGCATATCCCCTTATTTATCAAAGTTATTATGCTTACATCAATAAGCCTCTTTTTACTTCCAAAGGACTCAACACTTCGCCTATCATAAATTTCACATACTTTTTGATCAAAATATTAAATGATGAGAAGCCATCTTATATGGCTACTATTTTTGATGATAGTCAAGAAATTTCTTTTCGAAAAAAAGAATATTATAAGTATAAGGCTCATAGAAAAAAAACCCCGAAAGCTATTTGCATAGCAATTCCTTATATTAGAAAAATTTTAAAAACCTTTCAAATTTCTTGTTTTTATGCAAAAAATGGATATGAGGCCGATGATCTTATCGGAACAATAGCTAAAAAAGCCGAAAATAAAGGATATATTATTTATATAATAACCTTGGACAAAGATTTTTTTCAATTGGTCACAGAAAACATTAAAGTTTATATACCTCCTTTTAAAGGAAATCCAAAAAAAATATTCGGAATAGAGGAAATCAAAGAAAAATTTGGAGTGACCCATCCAAAACAAGTTATAGATTTATGGAGTATGATGGGAGATCCTTCTGATAATATACCAGGATTACCAGGAATAGGAGAAAAAAATGCTAAAAAATTTATTAAAAAATATGGAAG
This sequence is a window from Blattabacterium cuenoti. Protein-coding genes within it:
- a CDS encoding 5'-3' exonuclease, encoding MNNNKKLFLIDAYPLIYQSYYAYINKPLFTSKGLNTSPIINFTYFLIKILNDEKPSYMATIFDDSQEISFRKKEYYKYKAHRKKTPKAICIAIPYIRKILKTFQISCFYAKNGYEADDLIGTIAKKAENKGYIIYIITLDKDFFQLVTENIKVYIPPFKGNPKKIFGIEEIKEKFGVTHPKQVIDLWSMMGDPSDNIPGLPGIGEKNAKKFIKKYGSIENLLNSTHHLNGKIQRNIEENKNLGLLSKKLITIVTNIPFFSFHENKFYVKKPNWHSIKKIFGELEFIRLLKIAHQYYNLFL
- the metG gene encoding methionine--tRNA ligase, with the protein product MKKSNKYTVTAALPYANGPIHIGHLAGVYFPADVFVRYLRRKNKDVIFICGSDEHGVPIAMQAKKEKKTPKEIVNKYHHMIKNCFTNFGIQFDNYSRTSTEIHYEISTSFFKKLHEKKKIFEKVSEQYYDEEAQQFLADRYISGICPHCQKEEAYGDQCENCGSSLIPEDLIHPKSTISGSFPVLKKTKHWYFPLNQYQKFLEEWILISHQKDWKVNVYGQAKSWLDQGLKPRAITRDLNWGVPVPISKEMGKVLYVWFEAPIGYISSTIEWSKRKKIDWKPYWKDKKTKLIQFIGKDNIVFHCIIFPVILKAYDDGYILPDKILANEFLHLENKKISTSKNWAVWAHEYLEDFPNQQDTLRYILIANMPDKKDNNFNWKDFQRKNNTELVAILGNFVNRSLTLVKKYNNGIVPNPGILSIKDKNILKRIKNYPEHIGDLIESYKFKESLAYFMSLAKLGNKYLTEEEPWKKKEKERVETILYVSLQIVGMLAQLAEPFLPKTAKKLLDMLRLKTFFWNQIKEKILCPGHLLGNSTLLFEKVTNESIEKQLIKLEKRQHESKKSF